The following are encoded in a window of Thunnus albacares chromosome 9, fThuAlb1.1, whole genome shotgun sequence genomic DNA:
- the pcsk9 gene encoding proprotein convertase subtilisin/kexin type 9, with translation MRRTSVWIGLVLCLCASLAASAQDYPEDDEMILDLIREDGTQPETGAEPAAEFLRCSKAAWRVPGQYLVMLHQGTHESHVQRTIRRLRAKAARRGYLVEILQTYSGALRGFLVKMSSDVLHLAMMLPHVQYIEEDSSIFAQSAPWNLQRLLQPLGSTLENATYRPPNDGGLAEVYLMDGSVQSSHREVEGRVVITDFNNVPEEDGVRVHRQASQCDSHGTHMAGVVSGSDSGVARGTGVNLVRVLNCQGKGTVSGALAGMEYIRATLLARPVNAVIILLPFIGGFSRSLNAACRDMVANGAVVIAAAGNYRDDACLYSPASEPEVITVGAVNSADQLMSQGAGGSNFGRCVDLFAPGDDIVSASSDCSTCFTSQSGTSQAAAHAAGIAAVILSSNQNASPVQVLQVMLHYSISNKINLLPLPETHHLTTPNLLAAMPPANNTTSGELLCRSVWSERSGVTNTDKTISRCRQGEEMMGCSSYAPDGVRVGETVAVNSGQMECVAYNGPGGKGVYAVARCCVKSGLQCQVHASREPGQDAECDGLQHHLSGCTSRSTAEILSDSRPHHGDRRRCVVKEEVTSHAVCCHAPSLECNLLENISADKEQVEVSCPSGWTLTDCSAVSQGSAILGPVARGNSCHVRTATGADGAAGIAVCCRIRPPEQPTTTPH, from the exons ATGCGTCGCACCTCAGTCTGGATTGGCTTGGTGCTGTGTTTGTGCGCATCTTTGGCCGCGAGCGCGCAGGACTACCCCGAGGACGACGAGATGATCCTGGATCTGATCCGTGAGGACGGGACTCAACCTGAAACCGGAGCCGAACCCGCTGCTGAGTTTCTCAGGTGCAGCAAG GCGGCGTGGCGCGTGCCCGGTCAGTACCTGGTCATGCTGCATCAGGGGACGCACGAGTCTCATGTCCAGAGGACCATCAGGAGGCTGAGAGCCAAAGCAGCCAGGAGAGGCTACCTGGTGGAGATCCTGCAGACCTACTCTGGAGCTCTGCGCGGCTTCCTGGTCAAGATGAGCAGCGACGTCCTTCATCTG GCGATGATGCTCCCTCATGTCCAATATATAGAAGAGGACTCATCCATCTTTGCTCAGAGCGCCCCTTGGAACCTTCAGAGGTTACTGCAGCCTCTTGGTAGCACCTTGGAGAACGCAACATACAGGCCACCCA ATGATGGAGGGTTGGCGGAGGTGTATCTGATGGATGGCAGTGTTCAGAGTTCTCACAGAGAGGTTGAAGGACGAGTGGTCATCACAGACTTCAATAACGTCCCTGAGGAGGATGGAGTCAGAGTCCATAGACAg GCCAGCCAGTGTGacagtcacggcacacacatgGCTGGGGTTGTGAGTGGGTCAGACTCAGGTGTTGCTCGGGGCACTGGTGTCAACCTGGTCCGTGTGCTCAACTGTCAGGGGAAGGGGACTGTGTCAGGAGCTCTGGCAG gcATGGAGTATATCCGAGCGACTTTACTGGCCCGTCCGGTGAATGCTGTTATCATTCTGCTGCCTTTCATCGGAGGCTTCAGCCGATCATTAAACGCAGCCTGTCGGGACATGGTGGCTAACGGAGCCGTGGTCATCGCAGCAGCGGGGAACTACAGAGATGACGCCTGCCTCTACTCGCCTGCTTCAGAGCCTGAG GTCATCACAGTCGGGGCAGTAAACTCAGCCGACCAGCTCATGTCACAGGGAGCAGGTGGCAGCAACTTTGGCCGCTGCGTTGATCTGTTTGCGCCTGGTGATGACATTGTTAGTGCCAGTAGTGACTGCAGCACCTGTTTTACCTCCCAAAGTGGAACCTCCCAGGCAGCTGCACACGCTGctg GTATAGCAGCAGTGATCCTGTCGTCCAATCAGAACGCGTCACCGGTGCAGGTCCTGCAGGTGATGCTGCACTATTCCATCAGCAACAAAATCAACCTTCTCCCTCTGCCTGAAACACATCATCTCACTACTCCAAACCTGCTGGCAGCTATGCCTCCTGCCAACAACACAACAA GTGGGGAGCTTCTGTGTCGGTCAGTGTGGTCAGAGAGGTCAGGGGTCACGAACACGGACAAGACTATCAGTCGCTGTCGTCAGGGGGAGGAGATGATGGGCTGCAGCAGCTACGCTCCTGACGGTGTACGCGTGGGAGAAACTGTTGCT GTGAACAGCGGGCAGATGGAGTGTGTTGCCTATAATGGTCCTGGGGGTAAAGGTGTGTATGCTGTGGCCCGTTGCTGTGTAAAGAGTGGTCTACAGTGCCAGGTCCATGCTAGTCGTGAGCCTGGGCAAGATGCTGAGTGTGACGGCCTGCAGCACCACCTGTCTG GCTGTACATCTCGGTCCACTGCTGAGATCTTGTCAGACTCACGTCCACATCACGGTGATCGGAGGCGTTGCGTGGTGAAAGAAGAGGTGACATCACATGCGGTGTGCTGCCATGCTCCGTCTTTGGAGTGCAACTTGTTGGAAAACATATCAGCTGATAAAGAGCag GTCGAGGTGTCCTGTCCCTCTGGCTGGACTCTGACCGACTGTAGTGCTGTCTCCCAGGGCTCTGCTATCTTGGGGCCAGTTGCTAGGGGCAACAGTTGCCATGTCCGCACCGCCACAGGAGCAGATGGGGCAGCTGGCATCGCTGTCTGCTGTCGCATCAGACCACCAGAGCAGCCCACCACAACTCCTCACTGA
- the bsnd gene encoding barttin, with product MVEGKPYRYGLIVAGLCMTAVGLFIMTQERPHIYGTMCGLGVIMVCLGTVWSLCQCYPKVILAPGIQEESLEDLDFTAAAAKHERHAEALPGFCGQKSSNSRLLPEALKSQCHSCPTLQLV from the exons ATGGTCGAGGGGAAACCGTATCGGTACGGGCTGATAGTAGCAGGGCTGTGCATGACCGCAGTCGGCCTGTTCATCATGACTCAGGAGCGACCGCACATCTATGGCACAATGTGCGGTCTGGGCGTCATCATGGTGTGTCTCGGGACTGTGTGGAGCCTCTGCCAGTGCTATCCCAAG gTTATTTTGGCTCCTGGGATTCAGGAGGAAAGCCTAGAAGATCTAGACTTTACTGCAGCTGCAGCAAAACATgagag GCATGCTGAGGCTCTGCCAGGTTTCTGTGGCCAAAAGTCAAGTAACAGCAGACTTCTCCCCGAGGCCCTTAAGAGCCAGTGTCACAGCTGTCCCACACTGCAGCTGGTCTGA
- the si:dkeyp-51f12.3 gene encoding uncharacterized protein si:dkeyp-51f12.3: protein MPLPRGMLLCLGMLMMTAGGVMALCVGLPSHSAPLFGVGLFLGLGGVGLLVSGLCMTMKNLQVAVPGHFLLHPRTGTRFSPQQALAIQRRLDRIRREMSTDSVSTRPEPEPSLPSTPPPWTMEPPPSYDTVMKSQEHNQQL from the exons ATGCCGCTCCCCCGGGGCATGCTGCTCTGTCTGGGCATGCTGATGATGACTGCAGGGGGGGTCATGGCCCTGTGCGTGGGCCTTCCTAGCCATTCAGCACCGCTGTTCGGAGTCGGGCTGTTCCTGGGCCTGGGGGGCGTGGGGCTGCTGGTCAGTGGGCTCTGCATGACCATGAAGAATCTCCAGGTGGCAGTACCCGGTCACTTCCTCCTACACCCCCGCACCGGCACACGCTTCAGCCCGCAGCAGGCACTGGCCATACAGAG GAGGTTGGACCGAATTCGTCGGGAGATGTCAACAGACTCTGTCAGCACGAGACCAGAGCCGGAACCCTCCCTCCCGTCAACCCCACCTCCCTGGACTATGGAGCCTCCTCCGTCCTACGACACAGTGATGAAGAGCCAGGAGCACAACCAGCAGCTTTAA